A part of Thermoanaerobaculia bacterium genomic DNA contains:
- the trpS gene encoding tryptophan--tRNA ligase, which translates to MRILSGIQPSGKLHLGNYLGALRQHLELQESGDAFYFIADLHALTTVKDPDLLRENVRDVALDYLALGLDPAKAAFYKQSDVHEIPELSWLLTTVTPMGLLERCTSYKDKIARGLSPDHGLFSYPVLMAADILIVDADVVPVGKDQKQHVEVARDIAGSFNHLYGEVFKLPQDRILPEAGVVPGIDGQKMSKSYGNDIGIFLEGKALKERVMAIVTDSAPVEAPKDPDANNVFNLVKLFATPEETAQWRARFTAGGLKYSEVKKRLIALLDERFGPARERRKDLQKNPRYVDGVLQDGAAKARKIASATLARARKACGID; encoded by the coding sequence ATGCGCATCCTGTCCGGCATCCAGCCCTCGGGCAAGCTGCACCTGGGCAATTACCTGGGCGCGCTCCGGCAGCACCTCGAGCTCCAGGAGAGCGGGGACGCCTTCTATTTCATCGCGGACTTGCACGCCCTGACGACCGTCAAGGACCCGGATCTGCTGCGCGAAAACGTCCGGGACGTCGCTCTCGACTACCTCGCGCTCGGCCTGGATCCGGCGAAGGCGGCCTTCTACAAGCAGTCCGACGTCCACGAGATCCCGGAGCTCTCGTGGCTGCTCACGACCGTGACGCCGATGGGGCTCCTGGAGCGCTGCACCTCGTACAAGGACAAGATCGCGCGGGGGCTCTCCCCGGACCACGGGCTCTTCTCCTATCCGGTGCTGATGGCGGCCGACATCCTGATCGTCGATGCCGACGTCGTCCCGGTCGGCAAGGACCAGAAGCAGCACGTCGAGGTCGCGCGCGACATCGCGGGGAGCTTCAACCATCTTTACGGCGAGGTCTTCAAGCTGCCCCAGGACCGGATTCTTCCCGAGGCGGGGGTCGTCCCGGGCATCGACGGCCAGAAGATGTCGAAGTCCTACGGCAACGACATCGGGATCTTCCTCGAGGGGAAGGCGCTGAAGGAGCGCGTCATGGCCATCGTCACCGACTCCGCTCCCGTCGAGGCGCCCAAGGACCCGGACGCGAACAACGTCTTCAATCTCGTCAAGCTCTTCGCGACGCCGGAAGAGACGGCCCAATGGCGCGCGCGTTTCACGGCCGGCGGCCTCAAGTATTCCGAGGTCAAGAAGCGGTTGATCGCGCTCCTCGACGAGCGGTTCGGACCGGCCCGCGAGCGCCGGAAGGATCTCCAGAAGAATCCTCGCTACGTCGACGGCGTCCTGCAGGACGGCGCCGCGAAGGCGCGCAAGATCGCGTCGGCGACGCTCGCCAGGGCGCGGAAGGCCTGCGGGATCGATTAG
- the cutA gene encoding divalent-cation tolerance protein CutA, translating to MRGDDIVVILTSVGTEEQGLDIAEALVHRRHAVCVNMIPSLRSIYRWKGKVCEDTEYLLVIKTIAKRFPDAAETIREINSYELPEILSFSIRNADARFCQWIVDGVEEKRGRKKKAAAAPRAGKTAAKKPSKRRQRAAEIRK from the coding sequence ATGCGCGGAGACGACATCGTCGTAATCCTGACCTCGGTCGGCACGGAAGAGCAGGGCCTCGACATCGCGGAAGCGCTCGTCCACCGCCGGCACGCGGTCTGCGTCAACATGATCCCCTCGCTCCGGTCGATCTACCGGTGGAAGGGGAAGGTCTGCGAGGACACGGAATATCTCCTCGTGATCAAGACGATCGCCAAGCGCTTCCCCGACGCCGCCGAGACGATCCGGGAGATCAACTCCTACGAGCTGCCCGAGATCCTCTCTTTCTCGATCCGCAATGCCGACGCCCGCTTCTGCCAGTGGATCGTCGACGGGGTCGAGGAGAAGCGGGGCCGGAAGAAGAAAGCGGCGGCGGCGCCCCGGGCGGGCAAGACGGCCGCGAAGAAGCCGTCAAAACGCCGACAGCGCGCGGCCGAGATCCGAAAGTAA
- a CDS encoding PLP-dependent aspartate aminotransferase family protein: MTGFSTDAIHAGNEPDPTTGAVSVPIYQTSTYVQPELGRHKGYEYARTGNPTRRALEENLAALERGAASRCFASGMAAISAVATFAKAGEHVVVSDNTYGGTFRLYNRILSHMGVEFSFVDTRDPGNVLRALRKNTRFIHLETPTNPMMSLCDIAAIVEVAKGKPAKIAKDGRDILVVVDNTFATPYLQRPLELGADIVVHSTTKFLNGHSDSVGGAAISKTKELDEWLGFVQNSAGAILSPFDSWLVLRGVKTLAVRMDRHEANGRAVAAFLEKHPKVRKVFYPGLASHPQHDLAKRQMRGFGALISFDVGSYAHAKALLDTVKICSLGESLGGVETLICHPATMTHASVPEEDRGKLGITPGLVRISVGIEDEEDLLSDLGRALSAF; the protein is encoded by the coding sequence GTGACGGGCTTCTCGACCGACGCGATCCACGCGGGAAACGAGCCGGATCCCACGACGGGCGCCGTCTCGGTCCCGATCTACCAGACGTCGACCTACGTCCAGCCGGAGCTCGGCCGCCACAAGGGATACGAGTACGCCCGCACGGGAAACCCGACGCGGCGCGCCCTCGAGGAGAACCTCGCGGCGCTCGAGCGGGGCGCGGCCTCGCGCTGCTTCGCGTCGGGGATGGCCGCGATCTCGGCGGTCGCGACGTTCGCGAAAGCGGGGGAGCACGTCGTCGTCTCCGACAACACCTACGGCGGGACGTTCCGGCTCTACAACCGGATCCTCTCGCACATGGGGGTGGAATTCTCCTTCGTCGACACGCGCGATCCGGGCAACGTCCTCCGCGCGCTCCGGAAAAACACGCGGTTCATCCATCTCGAGACCCCGACGAACCCGATGATGTCGCTCTGCGACATCGCCGCGATCGTCGAGGTCGCGAAAGGGAAGCCCGCGAAAATCGCGAAAGACGGCAGGGACATCCTCGTCGTCGTCGACAACACGTTCGCGACTCCGTATTTGCAGCGCCCGCTCGAGCTCGGGGCCGACATCGTCGTCCACTCGACGACGAAGTTCTTGAACGGCCATTCCGACTCGGTCGGAGGCGCCGCGATCTCGAAGACGAAGGAGCTCGACGAGTGGCTCGGCTTCGTGCAGAACTCCGCCGGCGCGATCCTCTCCCCCTTCGATTCCTGGCTCGTGCTGAGGGGCGTCAAGACGCTCGCCGTCCGGATGGACCGCCACGAGGCGAACGGGCGCGCGGTCGCGGCCTTCCTCGAAAAGCATCCGAAGGTTCGGAAGGTCTTCTATCCCGGCCTCGCCTCGCACCCGCAGCACGACCTCGCGAAGCGTCAGATGCGCGGCTTCGGCGCGCTCATCTCGTTCGACGTCGGAAGCTACGCCCACGCCAAGGCGCTGCTGGACACCGTGAAGATCTGCTCGTTAGGGGAGAGCCTGGGAGGAGTCGAGACGCTCATCTGCCACCCGGCGACGATGACGCACGCGTCGGTGCCGGAGGAGGACCGGGGCAAGCTCGGCATCACGCCGGGGCTGGTCCGGATCTCCGTGGGGATCGAGGACGAAGAGGACTTACTTTCGGATCTCGGCCGCGCGCTGTCGGCGTTTTGA
- a CDS encoding cysteine synthase family protein, with product MTTAIASRTCDSLIDLVGNTPMLRLSRFAPGLDVRAKLEYLNPAGSVKDRIARAMVEDAERRGVLKPGAAIVEPTSGNTGVGLAMVAAAKGYEAIFVVPEGYAHMKCKVMQGLGATVVRTDAAKGMKGAIAKAEEIVASRPGSYMPQQFKNPVNPRAHYDTTGPEIEEQCDGKIDALVVGVGSTGTFIGCARYLGERHPGLMRVAVEPQGSILQGGEPGHHEVEGVGLSFLPEILDRSLIDEAIMISDDEAFAACRELGRTEGLLVGGSSGANAAAARRIARRLGLGKTVVTLFPDGAERYPGQGVLE from the coding sequence ATGACGACCGCCATCGCTTCGCGCACGTGTGATTCCCTGATCGATCTCGTCGGCAACACGCCGATGCTGAGGCTGTCGAGGTTCGCGCCGGGGCTCGACGTTCGCGCCAAGCTCGAGTACCTGAATCCCGCCGGCAGCGTGAAGGACCGGATCGCCAGGGCGATGGTCGAGGACGCCGAGCGGCGCGGGGTGTTGAAGCCGGGCGCCGCGATCGTCGAGCCGACCTCCGGAAACACCGGGGTCGGACTCGCGATGGTCGCGGCCGCGAAGGGCTACGAGGCGATCTTCGTCGTGCCGGAAGGCTACGCGCACATGAAGTGCAAGGTGATGCAGGGGCTCGGCGCCACCGTCGTCCGCACCGACGCGGCGAAGGGGATGAAGGGCGCGATCGCGAAGGCCGAAGAGATCGTCGCATCGCGGCCCGGTTCTTACATGCCGCAGCAGTTCAAGAACCCGGTCAACCCGCGCGCCCATTACGACACGACCGGCCCCGAGATCGAGGAGCAGTGCGACGGAAAGATCGACGCGCTGGTGGTCGGCGTCGGCTCCACGGGAACTTTCATCGGCTGCGCCCGGTATCTCGGAGAGCGCCATCCCGGGCTGATGCGCGTCGCCGTCGAGCCCCAGGGCTCGATCCTGCAGGGAGGCGAGCCGGGTCACCACGAGGTCGAAGGGGTCGGCCTGTCGTTCCTCCCGGAGATCCTCGACCGGAGTCTCATCGACGAGGCGATCATGATTTCCGACGACGAGGCGTTCGCCGCCTGCCGCGAGCTCGGCCGGACCGAAGGGCTCCTCGTCGGCGGATCATCGGGCGCCAACGCCGCCGCGGCCCGGCGGATCGCCCGACGCCTGGGGCTTGGGAAGACGGTCGTGACGCTCTTCCCCGACGGCGCCGAACGCTACCCGGGACAGGGAGTCCTCGAGTGA
- a CDS encoding zinc-ribbon domain containing protein, with the protein MNQFTDKNLTCVDCGATFLFSADDQEFYARKGFTNEPKRCKVCRDKRKTAGGDSRERTLYTVTCDACGKQTQVPFNPTNGKPVYCRDCYQSRRQPQSQAY; encoded by the coding sequence ATGAACCAGTTTACGGACAAAAACCTCACCTGCGTGGATTGCGGCGCGACGTTCCTTTTCTCGGCCGACGACCAGGAGTTCTACGCCCGCAAGGGTTTCACCAACGAGCCGAAGCGGTGCAAAGTGTGCCGCGACAAGCGCAAGACCGCCGGAGGGGACTCCCGCGAGCGCACGCTTTACACGGTCACGTGCGACGCGTGCGGGAAGCAGACCCAGGTGCCGTTCAACCCGACCAACGGGAAGCCGGTCTACTGCCGCGACTGCTACCAGTCGCGCCGCCAGCCGCAATCCCAGGCGTACTGA
- a CDS encoding thiazole synthase has protein sequence MTAASAPAAASRTREDTFGLGGREFRSRLIVGTGKYASFPLMKEALAASGSEIVTVAVRRVNLTDRSKESLLDWLPDGMTILPNTAGCYTADDAVRTARLGREVGLSDWVKLEVLGDEQTLYPDNDELLKATRTLVAEGFTVFPYTSDDPIVCRKLEDAGAAAVMPLGAPIGSGLGIQNANNISIILEKASVPVIVDAGVGTASDACLAMELGVAAVLMNTGIAGAADPVRMAGAMRAAVEAGRDAFRAGRIPKKRYATASSPVEGVPGK, from the coding sequence GTGACCGCCGCATCGGCGCCGGCCGCCGCGAGCCGGACGCGAGAAGACACGTTCGGCCTCGGCGGCCGGGAGTTCCGGTCGCGGCTGATCGTCGGGACGGGGAAGTACGCGTCTTTCCCGCTGATGAAGGAAGCGCTCGCCGCGTCGGGATCGGAGATCGTCACCGTGGCCGTCCGGCGGGTCAACCTGACGGACCGCTCGAAGGAGTCCCTGCTCGACTGGCTGCCCGACGGGATGACGATCCTGCCGAACACGGCCGGCTGTTACACGGCCGACGACGCCGTCCGGACGGCGCGGCTCGGGCGGGAGGTCGGGCTTTCCGACTGGGTGAAGCTCGAGGTCCTGGGCGACGAGCAGACCCTCTACCCCGACAACGACGAGCTGCTCAAGGCGACGCGGACGCTCGTCGCCGAGGGATTCACCGTCTTCCCCTACACGTCGGACGATCCGATCGTCTGCCGGAAGCTCGAGGACGCGGGGGCGGCGGCCGTGATGCCGCTCGGCGCCCCGATCGGCTCCGGACTCGGGATCCAGAACGCGAACAACATCTCGATCATCCTGGAAAAGGCGTCCGTCCCCGTGATCGTCGACGCGGGAGTCGGCACCGCGTCCGACGCGTGTCTGGCCATGGAGCTCGGCGTCGCGGCGGTCCTGATGAACACGGGAATTGCCGGCGCCGCCGATCCCGTCCGCATGGCCGGGGCGATGCGAGCCGCCGTGGAGGCGGGTCGCGACGCGTTCCGGGCCGGACGGATCCCGAAGAAACGGTATGCGACGGCCTCCTCTCCGGTCGAGGGAGTTCCGGGTAAGTAG
- the panD gene encoding aspartate 1-decarboxylase, giving the protein MKKEVLRGKIHRATVTQAEVDYEGSIGIDAALLEAAAIEPYDRVEVYDVTRGSRFSTYAIEAPEGSGTISVNGAAARLVEPGDLVIIAAYGTVEVGEPRPAPALVFVDRKNAVSEIKVRELQGVSA; this is encoded by the coding sequence ATGAAGAAGGAAGTTCTGCGGGGAAAGATCCACCGCGCCACGGTGACGCAGGCGGAGGTGGATTACGAAGGGTCGATCGGCATCGACGCGGCGCTCCTCGAGGCGGCGGCGATCGAGCCGTACGACCGGGTCGAGGTGTACGACGTGACGCGGGGCTCGCGGTTTTCGACCTACGCGATCGAGGCGCCGGAAGGGTCGGGAACGATCTCGGTCAACGGCGCCGCGGCGCGCCTGGTCGAGCCGGGGGATCTCGTGATCATCGCCGCGTACGGAACCGTCGAGGTCGGGGAGCCAAGACCCGCGCCCGCGCTCGTCTTCGTGGATCGAAAGAACGCGGTCTCCGAGATCAAGGTCCGCGAGCTCCAGGGGGTGTCGGCGTGA